A section of the Cervus canadensis isolate Bull #8, Minnesota chromosome 8, ASM1932006v1, whole genome shotgun sequence genome encodes:
- the LOC122446463 gene encoding uncharacterized protein LOC122446463: MASCAGEEAVAPAIPPLRPSDQFHLFVSYSSVDAVWTHGLTGRLEAELPGLRVCLHERDFTPGRNVLENMAGCIQQSQKVMLVLSEDFVQSRWCLLEADLSLVGSCLERKPVLPVLLRPCRVPLHLSHLTYLEATDSRFYQKLVQLLCTPNQRLARPPALRSAPALYSGKALLTLDCINRDSLPSWKVGSFSTLAVPDPLKEVLEDPELYKRAVGILNGMRSPHCLLRYLGCRVILAIVLILLSVASLFLPFIFGAWQKQPAQQLLVICANVFFCPFFMILSVNTLCWLRRSSKRTLRELAGRVGEANLLLAPHSVLMGCETKNKLYFVYVLLGDCKRAFLGAPEGEAAFQEAILRFASSYACCLAHGHFPQWEEAAGAPGHLEVGLCFCQFVSLQLRRLGGQGVELNPV; encoded by the coding sequence ATGGCTTCCTGCGCCGGGGAGGAAGCCGTGGCCCCGGCCATCCCCCCGCTGAGGCCCAGCGATCAGTTCCACCTGTTTGTGAGCTACAGCAGCGTGGACGCCGTGTGGACCCACGGGCTCACTGGCCGCCTGGAGGCCGAGCTCCCGGGGCTGAGGGTGTGCCTGCACGAGCGGGACTTCACGCCCGGCAGGAACGTGCTGGAGAACATGGCGGGCTGCATCCAGCAGAGCCAGAAGGTGATGCTGGTGCTGAGCGAGGACTTCGTGCAGAGCCGCTGGTGCCTCCTGGAGGCCGACCTGTCCCTCGTGGGCTCCTGCCTGGAGAGGAAGCCGGTCCTCCCCGTCCTGCTGCGGCCCTGCCGGGTCCCGCTGCACCTCAGCCACCTGACCTACCTGGAGGCCACGGACAGCCGCTTCTACCAGAAGCTGGTGCAGCTGCTGTGCACCCCCAACCAGCGCCTGGCGCGCCCCCCGGCCCTGCGCTCGGCCCCCGCCCTCTACAGCGGGAAGGCCCTGCTGACCCTGGACTGCATCAACAGGGACAGCCTGCCCTCGTGGAAGGTGGGCAGCTTCAGCACGCTGGCCGTGCCGGACCCCCTGAAGGAGGTGCTGGAGGACCCCGAGCTGTACAAGCGAGCCGTGGGCATCCTGAACGGCATGCGCTCGCCCCACTGCCTCCTGCGTTATCTGGGCTGCAGAGTCATCCTTGCCATAGTCCTGATTCTCCTCTCCGTGGCCTCACTGTTCTTACCCTTCATCTTTGGGGCCTGGCAAAAACAGCCAGCTCAGCAGCTCCTCGTGATCTGCGCCAATGTATTTTTCTGCCCCTTTTTCATGATCTTAAGTGTCAACACCCTGTGCTGGCTCCGAAGGTCTTCCAAGAGGACCCTGCGGGAGCTGGCGGGCCGCGTCGGGGAGGCCAACCTGCTGCTGGCGCCGCACTCGGTGCTCATGGGCTGCGAGACCAAGAACAAGCTCTACTTCGTGTACGTGCTGCTGGGCGACTGCAAGCGGGCCTTCCTGGGCGCCCCCGAGGGCGAGGCCGCGTTCCAGGAGGCCATCCTGCGGTTCGCCTCCAGCTACGCCTGCTGCCTCGCCCACGGGCACTTCCCACAGTGGGAGGAGGCCGCGGGGGCCCCTGGCCACCTGGAGGTGGGTCTGTGCTTCTGCCAGTTCGTGTCTCTGCAGCTGAGGAGACTCGGCGGGCAGGGGGTCGAGTTGAACCCCGTGTGA